The Antechinus flavipes isolate AdamAnt ecotype Samford, QLD, Australia chromosome 4, AdamAnt_v2, whole genome shotgun sequence genomic interval CACAAAACCTCTTATCCTGAAGCTCTTTAAATTATCATTTCACAAATTACACCGCATTCAAATGTGCACAAGTTCAAAAATGACAGTTCAGattgtctaagaaaaaaaaaagccaaaaaacaaattcttaattTATATGACACATGCAAAGCCTTTGATGAAGCTGGAGAAATCCCACAGAGGGACTATGTAACAGCTCCAGGCTTGGTAGAAATTCTCATCTTGTTTGTTTCCAAATCCATGCACaagctctggaaaaaaaaaaatccatttaatggCAGTTAAAACTACTTGACTAAACTTCTAAGGAATCcagattaaaacaattttgaccCAGTGGTGATACAATGGATTGGTGGATAATTATTTTCACATGTTGCTTAACACATTCAAGGGTGTCCCAGAGAAAGTAGGCATAAGAACATTCTAGATGAAAACTAGAGACAAAAAACTTTGGGAGGACCAAATATAGGCATACTTTATACAGATGAGTTCCAGAAAGCTTAGGTCCATCACGCGTCAATCAGGAGAAAAGCAGTTATTACACACCTTTGCCCCTGCCCCCCAAATCTAACTCACCTCTTTTGGTTACAATGTTTTGTTTATCTAAAGTGGTATTCAATTTGTAGCTAACCTTTTTCTGAGGGAAGGAGACAAGAATTATCGGGAAATGAAATCTAAAGCCACCCTccctaatttaatttaatgataaatttccaatctctttattccttcttccttcctcctcttccccaccaaaaaaaaaaaaaatttttttctagaaaaggGGATGAAAGGAATTGATCTTTTGATAGCCTTCTTTCaaacagaaatattaattttataaagttGGAGAAGTATAAGGCTATTTTGATTCCCAAACTGGAGAAATGGCCCATGATCAAAAAGGCTTGTTATTAAATAGGAACAAGGTACTCAAGAGGCATCCAAAAAAGaagtttctttttccctcccaaaAGTTATAAATTTAGCCTATTAAGTTGGAGTAACTAACACTGGACACCTGCCTTACCCcctaattttgttgttttgtaaaaaaacaaaacaaaaaatttgtaattcaaaGGGTGAAACTGCATCTGTGAGATAATAAATGCTCCAGACTAGAATTTCCAAcagaattcaattaaaaatgaattggtggttgttttttgttttgtttttaggtaGCGGTATAGACATGCCTTTTTCCTATAGTTCCTCCAAAGTTCTCCCAGAATAGAACTGTCCATGCTAATTCTAAGGAACTCCTTAGACAATCTTTGCCAAGATTATAAAGGGAGCTTTCTTCCTCCAAATTGGAATTCCCAAACATAAGAGTTCCCATTCTAAAGGCTTATTCTGGGGGAGTGAAAGGGGAAGGATACAGTTTAGCATCCTTGATGTTAACACATGGCTACCAGAGGGAATACCTTTCTTGTTGTTTCTAGTGTAGCCAAAATTGTTCCAAGCAAGGGGCAATTTAGAAAAAGCCCTTGAAATAGGCAACAATTTACTGTCCCTAGAGTCAAAATGGAAAACACAGAGACCAGACTAGACCTATTTGACACTGCCAAACGTTTTTCGAGATCAGTCCTCAATGCTGTAGTCTTCCTTATAAGATAGGGGTCTAATACTGATGGATCTTACAAGAAAATTGATGAAtggctataataaaaatgataatgcaCCTTTATAAGTATAAAAGTGCTATTTGGCATTCTAATTAGCACCAAAAGGATACAGTCTTTGCTGGTGctataaatgtttgcatttctaCTTTCCTTAACTATTGCCCATTTGGGTACTATAAACAAGATCCTTTAGAGAACATCCTTCATATTTCTTGTGTGAACTAACCTAGAGGAAAACTAGATTTTGGAGAGTTTGAAGTCCCAGGGTTCCTCCTTCACCTTCAAGTGAGGAAGACAGCAAATGAGAGAATAAATTGAGATGAAACAATGGATGATGGGCAGATTTGTTCTGGGATCCTCAGAGAAACCCAGCAAATTTTGGTGGAAAATGCCTCTTGGGTTTCTCCTGCAAAAATTATCTGAGGTTTCCATGGGAAAGCTAGCAATACACTGTACTAAGGAGAAACCCCACAATTCCGGACTGGGgcagttttcccttctatttaaagttatacatgtgtagtctgATAGAAATCATGGGCCTAGTACTCAAACTCCAGGGCCAAGGGTGAGAATATTTGGTACATGGGGGGAGATAGGGCTTTGGTGAGGACCAGGTGAGGAGACCAGAAAAAGTAATGAAGTGGCCCCTCTCTGAAGACACTTTTCTCCTGAAATGTGCTACTTTTCACCCCAGTTTCTCTAGAAGTCTCCAAATAGCAGCTAAATGTGGCCCAGAGAAAAATGGAATGGACGGGGAAAGTAAAATTCTCCCTTCCACAGTCCTGATGGgacacttcatatttttcttggctCAAGAGGAAAAGCTGAAGGGGAAGAATCAGTAGGTGGCTGTAAAGGTTCCAGAGAGTTTGGGTCATAAATTAGAACATCTGTTAAAAGAGGATCCTATCTAACCCAGGAAACATCACTGCCTCCTATTCCCCTTCCTGCAGTCTTTTTCTCCCCGTCCCTTCACCTTTCATTAACCATACACTTCCCTGATTGAAGACCCCATTTGCCATTATTCTATTTTTACTCCTTCCCTTTCAATGCTCTatgtctctcttcccttccttcagtCCCCATTCCCTTTTCTTGATGACCCTAAACAACCACTTGTAAAAGTCAATAAAGGCCTTCATTGTGAGCCCACTCTGCCTTTCTCATTTGAGGGAGGAAAAAGGCAATTGCAAATATCTCTTCTGAATTTActagaacccccccccccccccccattaaccTTTCCTCCTCCAATGGCCCCGAGATGCGCCCGGCCCCGCCTCGCTCTTGGGCTCTCCCGCCTCCCGGGACCCGGCGCCCTCCCCCGTGCAGCCCTAGCAGAGGTGCAGCTTCTGGTGCTGCGCCAGGTGGGTCTTGTAGCGGAAGCCTTTGCCGCAGCTGGCGCACTTGTGCGGCTTGTCTCCGGTGTGGATGCGGCGGTGGCGGATGAGGTGGGAGCTCTGGATGAAGCTCTTGCCGCACTCCACGCAGGCGTAGGGCTTCTCCCCGGTGTGCGTGCGCTGGTGCTGGGTGAGCGTGGAGAAGTCGCTGAAGCGCTTCTCGCACTCGGCGCAGCCGAAGGGCTTCTCCCCGGTGTGCACCCGCAGGTGGTTCACCAGGTGCGAGTTCCTGCCGAAGCCCTTGCCGCACTCGCTGCACACGTAGGGGCGCTCGCCCGAGTGCGTGCGCTTGTGCGTGAAGAGGTGGGAGCTGACGCTGAACGTCTCCCCGCACTCGGAGCACATGTAGGGCTTCTCCCCGGTGTGGACGCGCTGGTGCTTGACCAGGTCCGAGCGCCAGCTGAAGCGCTTGCCGCACTCGCCGCAGCCGTGCGGCTTCTCGCCGGTGTGGATGCGCTGGTGGTTGGCCAGGTGGGAGCGGCGCATGAAGCCCTTCCCGCACTCGCCACAGGCGAAGGGGCGCAGCGCCGCCGCCCCGGCCCCGCTGGCCGCCGCGTGGGCCCGCCGATGGCTCAGCAGGTGGGAGCTGAGGCTGAAGGCCTCCCCGCACTCGGGGCACGAGTACGGCTTCTCCCCGGTGTGCAGGCGGCGGTGTTTGAGCAGGTCTGCGCGCCAGCTGAAGCTCTTGCCGCAGTCCGAACACAGGTTGGGCCGCTCACCCGTGTGCAGGCGCAGGTGGTTGGTCAGGTACGTGTTGCGGCTGAACCCTTTGCCGCATTCTCCGCAGCGGTACGGCTTCTCTCCCGGGGTCCGGGGCAACACGGAGCCCAGGGTGCCCGTGCCCCCCAGCCCCACCATCCCCACCACTCCCCCACACTCCGTGGCGAAGCCGTAAGGCTGCACCCCCGCCGCCGCGGCCGCCTGGGCCAGCTGGTGCATGCGCTGGTGCTGAAGGAAGGCCGTTCCGGGGCTGAAGCTCTCGCCACAATCGGAACAGATGGTGGGGGCTTCCATGATGCTGGCCATCAAGCTGTTGAGTTCCCCAAAATCCACGGCCATCGGGTGGTGGGCATGATGAAAACGTCGCTGGGCAGATTTGCCCTCCCGGGGACACTTCCCTATGGAGAGGCGTCTCCTCCAGGGCAGGGCCGGGgggtcttcctcctcctccaggcGGCTCTCTCCGGCGCTCTCGTCCCCCTCTCTGGGACTCTGCGTTAGGCTCTCCGACTCAGACAGTCCCGAGAACATCCCCATCTCCACCACTTCAGGATCCTCCACATCATCTTCGTTTTCCTCCCGGAGGGCTGCCTCTTCTTCCTCACTGAGGAGTCTCTCATCtgctagaggggaaaaaaaaaagaagaatcccggtagaatttatttttctttgagtttgGGGGAATTGTTTGTAAAACCAGCCATACACtaatcttccaaaaaaaaaaaaaaaaaaaaagcatgatatCCCACGTCAGCCCTGTCTCAGAAGGGCCGGGAGGAAACAAGATTCACGGCATTGGTCAAAAAGACCAAGGAAAGGCCCCTCTATCCCATCCAACTGCTCTGCCTCCAAAAGGGAGCACCAGCCCTGGGGtcagaaggaccagagttcaaatctggcctcagacacttaatacttcctagctgtgtgatcctgagcttaaccccaattgtctcagcaaaataaaacaaaactcctATAAAAACTAAGATCTTTCAAATGCTTGTGAAAATTTAAGCCCAAGATATTCCCAAGACTGAGGATCAGAAAATACATAAACTATCCCACCCAGCcacaacaaaagaaaaagcagtGGGAAGTaccaagcactttgcaaaataCAATTAGTTGTTCCACATAACGTCTCATTGGACCAAGCAAAGAGCTCAGAAGTTTTTGAAAAGCCAAAAAATCTCAGGCCGAGTCTTTGGCCATCCACACACTGAGTGACTTTTGGGGCAGTCACTTCACCTGTTTGTGCTTTCAATCCTTTATCCCCAAAgatgggagaaggagagagagaggggagagaaagagaaagagagagaaatgagttTTATGCTAAGTATGATCATGAGGATGGACCAATTTTACCCTAAGCCACCGTCTCCTTCCCACAATGCATCTCGTTGAtacaaaaaacccccaaatgaCCTGAAGCATATTTTGCAAAATGCTACATCCACGAGGGAAGAACAGAGCTGGACAGGGAACACAAAGAGCAAAGCTGAAGGCCCAGGTCAGAGGGCCAGGCCAGACTTCATCCAGTTTCTTGCTTCTTATTCCCAAGCAGAAGTTATTACAAGAATTAAGCCCAAGGCTGCTCAATTAGGGAAAGCTGCATGCTTCTCTGCAATGTAGGGATTGGAAGAAGAGGCTGGGGATGTGTTAGAGCAAAGACCCTGATTTTAATATCCCGGCCGCAGGGGATGTAGGGGAGATTCCACACCCTGGGAATCTGGGAGGTGTAACAAAGCCAGCCAGTGTTCTAAGACACAAACTTATGAAGACTAAGGCAAAGCATACCCCCTTCCATCTAGGAAGCAGTCCCAGCTTCCTTCCACTGAGTCTCTTCCCCCATACCTACCAGCATCACCTCAATCAGGTCTGGATTGAGGATAAGGCTCCATTCTCGGCCCGACACTGGAAAGGGCTAGGAAACGGCAGAATCCAGGTGTTACGGAAGGAGATGCCGAGCTGGGTCTCCACAGCATGTTGGTGGTACTGTAGCCCATATTGCCTCAGTCTCCCCCAGAGGCCTGATTCAACACCTAATGCAACTGCTGGTTACAACACTAGAGGAGTTAGAACTGACCCTACTCAGGGCAGCTTCAATGGAAATTCCAGCTTTCCATAGAATGCACTCCTCACCTGTGTAGATGTCTGTCACCATCTCCCTCTCCTCTGAGTTCTCCTCTCTGTATTTCTCGTCCAGCAGGTCCGAGCCCACCTCCCTCTCCTCCGGGTCGTCCTCTCTCTCATCCATGTACTGCAGGTCTGAACCCATCCCCCTCTCCTCCGAGTCCTCGATATCTGAGCCCATCCCCCTGTCCCCCGAGTCCTGGAGTTCAGACACACCCAGTTCTTCCTCTTGTTCCATCCGGGAAAACCAGGCCAGGAACTGATCCGAGATTTCTGCTCACAGACggaaatacacacaaacacacaaaaaccaAAGGTTAAATCACTCTGTGGGAGGATTTCATTGCTTCagttcaacaacaacaaacttgtTAAGGCTCTACTATGGGCAAGGTATTGTGCTGAGGatgcaaaaatatatagaataaaggcCCCGCTCTCAAGGAACACATAAAATAACAGACAAAAAGAGCTCAAACATGCTAATAACTATGACATCAATGCAAAAATATATAACACAGGTCCCGCTCTTAAGGAACATACaaaataacaaagacaaaaagagctcaaacatgcaaataactatgagATAAAGGAGCATGAAAAAAGCCCAAAGGAGAGGGGTGGAAAAGTATTTGAGGAAAGTGAACAGGAAGAGCTCACATTCTAGGCAAAAATCATGGCTTTGGCCTGAACAGATAAAAATATGACCCAGAGAGGAAAAGTCCATTCTATACATGGCATGAAAATGGACAGAGAAGGAATAAGCaagatggagatggagaaagaaaagcaggTCAGTTTGGCAAGAATGTACAGTATAGATAGATAGGAAGACCTTGGAGTCTAGTCAGCAATTTGTACTTTATTCAGTGGGCAACACAAACTCAAATTTTTTTGTGTAGCAAGATGATGTGACCCTAGTAGTGTTTTGGAAGACCATTTGGGCAGCATTTGAGCAGAGGATGGATTGAATTGGAAATATATTGGAGGGGAGAATAACTGGTCTAGTTAAGGTGAAAAGAGATGAAGGGGCCTAAGCATTTATGGGGGAGTGGATTCAAAACATAACAGGGTTTTGAAATTGGGAAAAAGGAAGGGccaaaatgaagagagagaagaaattttttaaaactcctaCGTATGTGgggtgtgtatatgtttatatgaaaaCTCCTAGGTTGCAAGCTTGGGATAATGAGGGTTCGGTGGAAAATAGAGAAGTTAAGATGAGATACAGTTGGAAATGATAAAACTTTTGTTCTCTGAGAGCATCATGAGAAGTGAAGATAAGATACAGATGGAAATGATAAAACTTGTTCTGGACACAATGGATTTGTGCCCAAGGAGGACTTACTAGCAGTAAATTGAAAATATAGTGCCAGGGAAAAAGTTTTCTACAAGAGATATTGCCTGAAGCCTTGAGATAAgtcaaggaaagaggaaaaaaaaaagaaatgtgtaaaaTCTTTGTTAAGCACTTATGTCAGATAGAAGAATTTTAAGAATGCAATGTGATAGAAGCAGTGTGTGGAGATTAAAGATGAGATTAgacaaaaagatcaaaggatcAGTTTACTAAATAAGTGCAAAACCAGACCCCAAGAATATTAAAAGGTAAGAAGTGGAGATAAAAGATGATaatcaaagaacaaacaacagtcAAGGAAATTTGTGGCAATGACAAGTAATTCTACAGTGTGAAGGTAAGGtttaattaaagaaggaaaagcaaaagagatgtaaaagaaaaaggattaagagtaaaataaaataataataataataataatagctgccaTTTATACAGATTGGCAACAGTTTACATCTCAtagaatttgaaaatattaacCACACCCAGTCACTTGGAGAAGTTACCTGAGCAAAAGTAAAATGCAAGTCAAATGGCAGACCTAGAAATTACTATTTTCCGTATCACCTGGATGCCTTCTgccactatttcttttttctttcttttgctaaggcaactggagttaagtgacttgcccagggacaacTAGGAAgtggaggctagatttgaactcaggtgttcctgacttcaggactggtgctccatccactgcactgACTAGCTGCCCTCTGCCACCTTCCTCTATCACACAAAATCAGGCAGCCCTTCTCAGGCACAAATGATCCCATTCTGTTCTACTTTCTCCAGTGGATGGCCTCCTTTATCAATCCTCACCTTCACTTAgttttaatctcttcctcttaAATGGCTGCTTCCCTGACGCTTACAAACATGCTTATGTCTACTCCATTCCCCCCCCAAACTTGATCCATCTTTGCTAGCTCttgattttttatcttttctcccccTTTGACAGTGCTCACTGGCCATGTGTCTCAACctcttttcctctcactttcttaCTGCCTTCCAACCTCTATACCCCAAAATACTCTCTCCAAGTtaacaatgatctcttaattgctacaTTTAATGGGATTGCCCCAGCCCCAATCTTTCCCAGCCTTTTTACAGCTTCGATCCTGCAGGATCTTCTaaggttttcatgacactactGTCCTGATTCTCTCCCTCCATGAGATACTTCTGTTCTGTCTTCTCGGCTGGATCTTTATTGTTAAAGGCAAGTGTTGGCATAGGGCTCTGCTTTAGCATCTCctctagaatcagaaaaactcatcttcctgagttcaaatccagcctcagaaacttactgcctgtaaaacc includes:
- the ZNF697 gene encoding zinc finger protein 697 isoform X2, coding for MEQEEELGVSELQDSGDRGMGSDIEDSEERGMGSDLQYMDEREDDPEEREVGSDLLDEKYREENSEEREMVTDIYTDERLLSEEEEAALREENEDDVEDPEVVEMGMFSGLSESESLTQSPREGDESAGESRLEEEEDPPALPWRRRLSIGKCPREGKSAQRRFHHAHHPMAVDFGELNSLMASIMEAPTICSDCGESFSPGTAFLQHQRMHQLAQAAAAAGVQPYGFATECGGVVGMVGLGGTGTLGSVLPRTPGEKPYRCGECGKGFSRNTYLTNHLRLHTGERPNLCSDCGKSFSWRADLLKHRRLHTGEKPYSCPECGEAFSLSSHLLSHRRAHAAASGAGAAALRPFACGECGKGFMRRSHLANHQRIHTGEKPHGCGECGKRFSWRSDLVKHQRVHTGEKPYMCSECGETFSVSSHLFTHKRTHSGERPYVCSECGKGFGRNSHLVNHLRVHTGEKPFGCAECEKRFSDFSTLTQHQRTHTGEKPYACVECGKSFIQSSHLIRHRRIHTGDKPHKCASCGKGFRYKTHLAQHQKLHLC
- the ZNF697 gene encoding zinc finger protein 697 isoform X1; the protein is MEQEEELGVSELQDSGDRGMGSDIEDSEERGMGSDLQYMDEREDDPEEREVGSDLLDEKYREENSEEREMVTDIYTADERLLSEEEEAALREENEDDVEDPEVVEMGMFSGLSESESLTQSPREGDESAGESRLEEEEDPPALPWRRRLSIGKCPREGKSAQRRFHHAHHPMAVDFGELNSLMASIMEAPTICSDCGESFSPGTAFLQHQRMHQLAQAAAAAGVQPYGFATECGGVVGMVGLGGTGTLGSVLPRTPGEKPYRCGECGKGFSRNTYLTNHLRLHTGERPNLCSDCGKSFSWRADLLKHRRLHTGEKPYSCPECGEAFSLSSHLLSHRRAHAAASGAGAAALRPFACGECGKGFMRRSHLANHQRIHTGEKPHGCGECGKRFSWRSDLVKHQRVHTGEKPYMCSECGETFSVSSHLFTHKRTHSGERPYVCSECGKGFGRNSHLVNHLRVHTGEKPFGCAECEKRFSDFSTLTQHQRTHTGEKPYACVECGKSFIQSSHLIRHRRIHTGDKPHKCASCGKGFRYKTHLAQHQKLHLC
- the ZNF697 gene encoding zinc finger protein 697 isoform X3, coding for MGMFSGLSESESLTQSPREGDESAGESRLEEEEDPPALPWRRRLSIGKCPREGKSAQRRFHHAHHPMAVDFGELNSLMASIMEAPTICSDCGESFSPGTAFLQHQRMHQLAQAAAAAGVQPYGFATECGGVVGMVGLGGTGTLGSVLPRTPGEKPYRCGECGKGFSRNTYLTNHLRLHTGERPNLCSDCGKSFSWRADLLKHRRLHTGEKPYSCPECGEAFSLSSHLLSHRRAHAAASGAGAAALRPFACGECGKGFMRRSHLANHQRIHTGEKPHGCGECGKRFSWRSDLVKHQRVHTGEKPYMCSECGETFSVSSHLFTHKRTHSGERPYVCSECGKGFGRNSHLVNHLRVHTGEKPFGCAECEKRFSDFSTLTQHQRTHTGEKPYACVECGKSFIQSSHLIRHRRIHTGDKPHKCASCGKGFRYKTHLAQHQKLHLC